In a genomic window of Cytobacillus sp. FSL H8-0458:
- a CDS encoding response regulator transcription factor: MFKVLLVDDESIITMGLQALLDWEDYGFEIVSTAESGEEALQFLKQNPIDLLVTDILMEEMTGLELIKEVKKVQPKVKSIVLTGYQEFEFIKQGLLLGIENYLVKPVDEDELVSTIRNVAQKLKAISGEGQKQESNTLMDNTLWQFLNGDIEKKECLEKLSLYNLEFNRPLYNVSILSYENGSNAEIAKENRNYIEEHYPVTCLFSPNQELLMIFEGTSEEELIQYNQKLTDYLKSDRSSSGLFYLAMGNPVKTIEELEKSFNLAREYSLLQLYSNPNVLLSKRFVVDKQEELKKQQEFKENIVKQLLQAGKEDSLKVIDLFFKDLIKHSNYISPQAVKKYTFDLISYIHYYLQPDDLSYYTASVERMVYSHDIHQLKAVLKEYCRELRLAINQEASKRSPIVQNVLDYIHAHYDQGVSLKTLGQQFHVNAIYLGQLFQKELGVVFSEYLNRFRLEKAKELLRTTHYRAGEIGKMVGYSDTTYFYKQFKKTVGTTPSEWRKI; this comes from the coding sequence ATGTTTAAGGTGCTTTTAGTCGATGATGAATCAATTATTACGATGGGGCTCCAGGCTTTACTAGATTGGGAGGACTATGGATTTGAAATAGTTTCAACAGCGGAGAGCGGTGAAGAGGCGCTCCAGTTCCTTAAACAAAACCCTATTGATCTGCTCGTTACGGACATATTAATGGAAGAAATGACTGGCTTAGAGTTAATTAAAGAAGTGAAAAAAGTCCAGCCGAAGGTTAAAAGTATAGTGCTGACAGGTTATCAGGAGTTCGAGTTTATTAAACAGGGCTTGCTATTGGGAATAGAAAACTATTTAGTGAAACCAGTTGATGAGGATGAATTAGTTTCAACCATCCGAAATGTTGCTCAAAAATTGAAAGCCATTTCGGGTGAAGGTCAGAAGCAAGAGTCAAATACCCTTATGGATAACACACTTTGGCAATTTTTAAATGGTGATATTGAAAAAAAGGAATGTCTTGAAAAATTATCCTTATACAATTTGGAGTTTAACCGGCCATTGTATAATGTGTCTATTTTAAGTTATGAAAATGGCAGCAATGCGGAAATAGCCAAGGAAAATAGGAACTATATAGAAGAACATTATCCAGTTACCTGCCTCTTCAGCCCAAATCAGGAATTACTGATGATCTTTGAGGGGACAAGTGAAGAGGAGTTAATTCAGTACAATCAAAAACTGACCGACTACTTAAAAAGTGACAGAAGCAGTTCAGGGTTATTTTATTTAGCAATGGGAAATCCCGTCAAGACGATAGAAGAGCTGGAAAAAAGTTTTAACCTGGCAAGAGAGTATAGTTTACTCCAATTATATTCGAATCCTAATGTCCTTCTTTCAAAGCGTTTCGTGGTGGATAAGCAGGAAGAATTGAAAAAACAGCAAGAGTTTAAGGAGAATATTGTCAAACAGCTTTTGCAGGCGGGGAAAGAAGATTCGCTCAAGGTAATAGATTTGTTCTTTAAGGATTTAATAAAGCATTCAAATTATATTTCCCCGCAAGCTGTCAAAAAATATACATTTGATCTAATCTCTTATATACATTACTATTTGCAGCCAGACGATCTTTCCTATTATACAGCTTCTGTGGAAAGAATGGTTTACAGCCATGATATCCATCAGCTGAAGGCAGTTTTAAAGGAATACTGCAGGGAACTGCGGCTTGCCATTAATCAGGAGGCAAGTAAGCGCAGTCCTATTGTCCAGAACGTGCTTGACTATATTCATGCCCACTATGATCAAGGGGTTTCGTTAAAAACATTAGGCCAGCAGTTCCATGTCAATGCCATTTATTTAGGCCAGTTGTTTCAAAAAGAGCTAGGGGTGGTCTTTTCCGAATACCTAAATCGTTTCCGGCTGGAAAAAGCAAAGGAATTGCTGAGAACCACTCATTATCGTGCAGGTGAAATTGGCAAGATGGTAGGCTATTCAGATACGACATATTTCTATAAACAATTTAAGAAAACTGTTGGAACCACGCCGAGCGAGTGGAGGAAAATTTGA
- a CDS encoding glycoside hydrolase family 1 protein gives MLDHTLKNTNLTYRFPKNFWWGSAASGPQTEGAAQSDGKKPNIYDYWYSIEPESFHNKVGPEHTSDFYHRYKQDIQLMKEVGHNSFRTSIQWSRLIPKGDGKVNLQAVNFYNRVIDELIANDIEPFMNLYHFDMPMCMQEKGGWESREVINAYVKFAETCFRLFGDRVKYWFTFNEPIVPVEAGYLYNLHYPKIVDFKRGAQVAHNTIVAHAKAVEIFKKLNVKGKIGIILNLTPSYPRSENLEDVQAAHVADLFFNRSFLDPVTKGEYPKELIGILKERELLPAVEPEDLQVIRQNRIDILGVNYYQPRRVKAKTKPEPAGAPFMPEHLFDPYIKPDRKINPHRGWEICEEVIYDIMMDIRDNYGNIPFFISENGMGVEGEEKFRNSEGFIEDDYRIEFIQEHLKWVHKGLGEGANCLGYHLWTFMDNWSWANAYKNRYGLVEVDLKNDLNRTIKKSGRWYKQLSANNGF, from the coding sequence ATGTTGGATCACACATTAAAAAACACTAACCTTACCTATCGGTTTCCGAAAAATTTTTGGTGGGGCAGTGCAGCATCTGGTCCGCAAACAGAAGGAGCAGCACAAAGTGACGGAAAAAAACCAAACATTTATGACTACTGGTACAGCATTGAGCCAGAGAGCTTTCATAATAAAGTTGGGCCGGAGCATACTTCTGATTTCTACCACCGTTACAAACAAGATATACAGTTAATGAAGGAAGTGGGACATAATTCATTCCGGACCTCGATTCAGTGGTCGCGCTTAATACCTAAAGGTGACGGAAAAGTCAATCTGCAGGCAGTTAATTTTTACAATCGTGTGATTGATGAACTGATTGCTAACGATATTGAACCATTTATGAACCTTTATCACTTTGATATGCCTATGTGCATGCAGGAAAAAGGCGGCTGGGAAAGCAGGGAAGTGATTAATGCCTATGTAAAATTTGCAGAAACCTGTTTTCGGTTATTTGGGGACCGGGTGAAATATTGGTTTACCTTTAATGAACCGATTGTTCCTGTTGAAGCCGGCTATCTATATAACTTGCATTATCCAAAAATAGTGGACTTCAAGCGCGGAGCGCAGGTGGCCCACAATACCATTGTTGCCCATGCAAAAGCAGTAGAAATCTTTAAAAAATTAAATGTAAAGGGGAAGATAGGAATCATCCTGAATTTAACACCTTCTTACCCAAGGAGCGAAAATCTGGAGGATGTGCAGGCAGCTCATGTTGCCGATCTGTTCTTTAATCGCAGTTTCCTGGATCCTGTCACAAAAGGCGAGTATCCAAAGGAACTTATAGGAATTTTAAAAGAAAGAGAGCTTCTTCCAGCAGTAGAACCAGAAGATTTACAGGTTATCCGTCAGAATCGGATTGATATTTTAGGAGTAAACTACTATCAGCCTCGCCGTGTCAAAGCAAAGACAAAGCCAGAGCCAGCGGGGGCTCCATTCATGCCGGAACATCTGTTTGATCCCTATATTAAGCCGGACCGGAAAATCAATCCACATCGCGGCTGGGAAATATGTGAGGAAGTTATCTATGACATCATGATGGATATTCGGGACAATTATGGCAATATCCCATTCTTTATTTCTGAGAATGGAATGGGTGTAGAGGGGGAAGAGAAATTCCGCAATTCTGAAGGATTCATTGAGGATGATTACCGGATTGAGTTTATCCAGGAGCATTTAAAGTGGGTACATAAAGGCCTGGGGGAAGGGGCGAATTGTCTAGGCTATCATCTTTGGACTTTTATGGATAACTGGTCATGGGCAAATGCCTATAAGAATCGCTATGGATTAGTTGAAGTAGATTTAAAAAATGATTTAAACCGTACGATTAAAAAATCAGGCAGATGGTATAAGCAGTTATCTGCAAACAACGGTTTTTAA
- a CDS encoding ROK family protein codes for MKAYMVIDIGGTYIKYAVMDREANKKKSGKFPTPKEGLETFLQLIGDMVEKYKKSYELEGIAISSPGAVDVKTGMIGGASAIPYIHGGSMTNLLKERTGLKASIENDANCAALAEGWLGAAKDADYYICIVIGTGIGGSIVINHSILRGASLHGGEFGYMIMGESYQNGISPLQSTWSLTASTNALVREVERKKSLTQGLLNGEEVFRLAEMGDPAALEALERFYKKIAIGIYNLKYALDPEKILIGGGISKRREVIEGINRELRLLKDDISSLHIEVEACEFDNDANLIGALFHFLRAHA; via the coding sequence ATGAAAGCTTATATGGTAATTGATATTGGCGGCACCTATATAAAGTATGCTGTTATGGACAGAGAGGCAAATAAAAAAAAAAGCGGGAAGTTTCCAACTCCTAAGGAAGGACTAGAGACTTTTCTGCAACTTATTGGCGATATGGTAGAAAAATATAAAAAATCCTATGAACTCGAAGGAATTGCTATAAGCTCCCCTGGTGCTGTCGATGTGAAAACAGGGATGATTGGCGGTGCAAGTGCTATCCCTTATATACATGGAGGATCGATGACAAACCTTTTAAAGGAGCGGACAGGTCTTAAGGCATCGATTGAAAATGATGCCAATTGTGCCGCTTTGGCGGAAGGCTGGCTGGGGGCGGCTAAGGACGCAGATTACTATATTTGTATTGTAATTGGAACGGGGATTGGCGGCAGTATTGTCATAAATCATTCCATTTTACGAGGGGCATCACTCCATGGCGGCGAGTTCGGGTATATGATAATGGGCGAATCTTACCAAAATGGTATAAGTCCGCTTCAATCCACTTGGAGTCTAACTGCCTCAACAAATGCCCTTGTCAGGGAGGTCGAAAGAAAAAAGTCTCTGACGCAGGGGCTGTTAAATGGGGAGGAAGTATTTCGACTGGCAGAAATGGGAGACCCAGCTGCACTAGAAGCTTTAGAGCGATTTTACAAAAAAATAGCCATCGGCATTTATAATTTGAAATATGCTTTAGACCCTGAAAAGATTCTTATAGGCGGGGGAATTAGCAAGCGCCGGGAAGTCATAGAAGGGATTAACCGTGAATTAAGGTTATTGAAGGATGATATTTCAAGTTTACATATAGAAGTTGAAGCGTGCGAATTTGACAATGATGCAAACCTGATTGGCGCCTTGTTTCATTTCTTACGGGCTCACGCTTGA
- a CDS encoding ROK family protein produces MYGAIEAGGTKFVCAVGNESGKIMDRIKIPTTVPEETMAEVISFFKKYELTAIGIGSFGPVDVNPESEAYGMITSTPKLAWRNYSIVQAMKDAFSVPIGFNTDVNAAALGEAVNGAAKGLESCLYITVGTGIGAGAVVQGQLLQGLSHPEMGHILVRRHPQDGYQGKCPYHGDCLEGLAAGPAIEDRWGRKGIDLVDQQEVWDLEGYYIAQALMQYILILSPKKIILGGGVMHQKQVLSSIYKYLPKLDNGYVTLPELSEYIVSPGLGDDAGITGSLLLAHQAYADAIQH; encoded by the coding sequence ATGTATGGTGCGATTGAAGCAGGAGGAACAAAATTCGTTTGTGCAGTAGGAAACGAGTCAGGCAAGATCATGGATCGGATCAAAATTCCAACCACTGTTCCAGAGGAAACGATGGCAGAGGTTATTTCCTTCTTTAAAAAATATGAACTGACTGCGATTGGAATCGGCTCATTTGGTCCGGTTGATGTAAATCCTGAAAGTGAAGCCTATGGAATGATTACTTCTACACCGAAATTAGCGTGGAGGAATTATTCGATTGTCCAAGCAATGAAGGATGCGTTTTCTGTGCCGATTGGGTTCAATACCGATGTAAATGCGGCGGCTCTAGGAGAAGCCGTAAATGGTGCAGCTAAAGGCTTGGAAAGCTGCTTGTATATTACAGTTGGAACGGGAATTGGGGCAGGTGCCGTGGTACAGGGACAATTGCTTCAAGGACTTTCACATCCTGAAATGGGACATATTCTTGTAAGGCGTCATCCGCAAGATGGGTATCAAGGGAAATGCCCCTACCATGGAGACTGCTTAGAAGGTCTTGCAGCGGGACCTGCGATTGAGGATCGCTGGGGGAGAAAAGGGATCGACTTAGTAGACCAACAAGAAGTATGGGATTTAGAAGGGTACTACATTGCCCAAGCCCTAATGCAGTATATACTGATTCTGTCACCAAAGAAGATCATTCTTGGCGGCGGGGTAATGCACCAGAAGCAAGTGCTTTCTTCTATTTATAAGTACTTGCCTAAGCTGGATAATGGTTATGTTACATTGCCGGAACTTTCGGAATATATTGTTAGCCCGGGTTTAGGCGATGATGCAGGAATAACGGGCTCACTTTTACTGGCACATCAGGCTTATGCAGATGCAATACAGCATTAA